The Natrinema salaciae genome contains a region encoding:
- a CDS encoding CBS domain-containing protein has product MEVASERTKPQVKDYMTRDVATVSPDETVGEVATRIAESEEHSGFPVCERRRVEGFISARDLLLADDGDPIFKVMATDLLVAHPDMKVTDAARVILRSGIQKLPVVDDAGNLVGIISNADVIRSQNEPATTEKVGKLMRTLEQIHDIELTEERRTVPLSELTPTQGRVYADELEGRRYELERGLAEPLVVIDNGGTLLLADGHHRVLAADRLRIDEMDAYVIVIDHEIDLGMARTAEKEGLERIDDIDVVDYARHPLVQTTKRLQSDGGSEAE; this is encoded by the coding sequence ATGGAGGTCGCGTCGGAACGGACGAAACCCCAGGTCAAAGACTACATGACGCGCGACGTGGCGACGGTGTCGCCCGACGAAACTGTCGGCGAGGTCGCGACGCGGATCGCCGAGAGCGAGGAGCACAGCGGGTTCCCCGTCTGTGAGCGACGACGCGTCGAGGGCTTCATCAGCGCCCGCGATCTGTTGCTCGCGGACGACGGCGATCCGATCTTCAAGGTGATGGCGACGGACCTGCTGGTCGCCCACCCCGACATGAAAGTGACCGACGCCGCGCGCGTCATCCTCCGATCGGGCATCCAGAAGCTCCCCGTCGTCGACGACGCGGGCAACCTCGTGGGGATCATCTCCAACGCCGACGTCATCCGCAGTCAGAACGAACCCGCGACCACCGAGAAGGTCGGCAAGCTGATGCGAACCCTGGAGCAGATCCACGACATCGAGTTGACGGAGGAGCGCCGGACGGTCCCGCTCTCGGAGCTCACGCCCACGCAAGGCCGGGTCTACGCCGACGAACTCGAGGGGCGACGGTACGAACTCGAGCGCGGGCTGGCCGAGCCGCTGGTGGTCATCGACAACGGCGGCACCCTCCTGCTGGCGGACGGCCACCACCGCGTGCTCGCGGCCGACCGGCTGCGGATCGACGAGATGGACGCCTACGTCATCGTCATCGACCACGAGATCGACCTCGGAATGGCGCGCACGGCAGAGAAAGAGGGCCTCGAGCGCATCGACGACATCGACGTCGTCGACTACGCGCGACACCCACTCGTCCAGACGACGAAGCGACTGCAGTCCGACGGCGGCAGCGAGGCGGAGTAG